In Candidatus Poribacteria bacterium, the DNA window GGGATCATCAGCTCATGATGTCCCGTGAATGTGTACCCTTTACCCCCCATCTCTGTCGGGCGTTTGACGACGTTTTCTACAGGGCGGTATTGCTGGTTCATGTCGAAATTGGCAGCGGTGAAGTGGGATACGGTATGCCCCAAGTTCCGTGCGATGGTTAACGCCTTCAGGAAAACCTCCGGTAGAATCACAGCCGAACCCAAATTCAATACAACGCCACCACCTTCCAAATCTGTCACTAAAGTTGTCAACAACTGGAAGTCGGTGAAGCTTGCCGCACCGATAGCAGCACCGTTCGCACTCGGATGTTGATGGATGATATCCGTACCGATGGCGACATGCACGGTGATTGGGACATCGTATTGGATGCCAGCAGCAAGGAGACTATATGTGTTGTAGGGCGCGTCCATTTCAATCAGTTGCTTTCCCAACGCTTCACCCATTCCGATGCCTGTATCTGCAGCGTGCTGAATTGCGCTGTTCATCAACTGTCCAGTCTCTTCCCACATTCCGAACTTACCTGTCTGGAGATAGGCAGAAACATCTTCGGAGGTCTCACCGATGAGGGCAATCTCGAAGTCGTGGATGCTACTTGCACCGTTGAAAGCGAATCCAGTAATCACACCTTGCTTTACTAATTCAATTAAGAGGGGGCTTAACCCGCACTTGATGACATGTCCCCCCATCATCACGATGACCGGTTTTTTGTTTTGATATGCAGCAACGATGTCATCAATGAGTGATAGAAAGTCTGGTGCTTTGAGAATCTTCGGTAGACTTGCTAAAAAGGGAGACAGGTCTATCTTTGATTCTGGGAGTGTCGCGAAATCGTGAACAGAGACTTTGTTGATACGATCCTGTAGCGGGTAGGTTGTTACAGAAGATATATCAACCGGTTTCGGTTTTTTTTTCATGTTTTTTGTCCTTAAGTAGGTTTGTGTAAAATATTATGCCGATAATAAAATAGAAAAGCAACACTGTGCGTTGGTGTAGAATGTTGTCTGCGAGTCCATAAACAAGTGCAGAGATTAGAAATCCACTCGCCCCGATGAAAGTGCCGCTGCCCCAGAAATCATTCGCCTGCCGACCAGCGAAAACCTGCTGATAGATAATCACCATTATCCACATAAACAGCAAAAGCGATGGAATGCCGTGCTCAACAGCGATGTGCAGATAGATATTATGCGCGTGATAGGGGACGTTATATTGTTCAGGCGGTCCACTATTTTGGTATTCATAGCGAAATCTACCTAACCCGATGCCGGTGAATGGGTATTTCCGAATGAGTTCCAGCGAGGTTTGCCACCACTGCGGACGTTCACCCATGAATCCAACAGGATGCTCAATCATCGTTTGGAAACGTGCCTTAATATGTTGCGGCACGAGAAATAACGATAGACTCAGGAGTACGAGGATTATAGTGGACCCCAACAGTATACGTTTCCATAATCCATACTCGGCGTCAAGTTTCCGCAATGCTATCACAATGAAGTAGACACCGAGGAAGGCTGTGGCGATAATAGTGCTTACCCAAGCGGCACGTGTAAGGGTCAGCACGAGGTTAGCACTCATCACGATTACAACAGCACCAAGTCCCAAGATTCTCCATATCCGATACTTCTGTTTTGGGTCTCTTCGCCAACTTACCACAAAGTAGCCCATCACGAATGGGAGGCTGAGCGCGAGGTACACCCCGAGGTC includes these proteins:
- a CDS encoding O-antigen ligase family protein, encoding MSKLKLSFPLSFTSETVFDITIYIGFLIFVLALPFGYSTVFLNIGLSLVLIGWVGRMVSERKLGWQRTPLDIPIALFLGLAFIACFLAPHPATSSLGYFWKLLRAILLFYAVIHSRLGSRWKHVVIAFIAAAGISSVLGLWYYANDTRLAIDFMGRVGLQFKEELDGANNPDLQISEDFRAELRACNVPLSENVSISPSNRLPNEWRINDPARQRRYMIRPNETHLMVYMIEQRLTGTFKMPNDLGVYLALSLPFVMGYFVVSWRRDPKQKYRIWRILGLGAVVIVMSANLVLTLTRAAWVSTIIATAFLGVYFIVIALRKLDAEYGLWKRILLGSTIILVLLSLSLFLVPQHIKARFQTMIEHPVGFMGERPQWWQTSLELIRKYPFTGIGLGRFRYEYQNSGPPEQYNVPYHAHNIYLHIAVEHGIPSLLLFMWIMVIIYQQVFAGRQANDFWGSGTFIGASGFLISALVYGLADNILHQRTVLLFYFIIGIIFYTNLLKDKKHEKKTETG